In the genome of Neodiprion pinetum isolate iyNeoPine1 chromosome 2, iyNeoPine1.2, whole genome shotgun sequence, one region contains:
- the LOC124212388 gene encoding uncharacterized protein — protein sequence MALTIALPLSDLEPDHFYALGVRLLYDLGVRALAGVAPAPISPSSGSESSGFSSGFSSLATSTGFSTPAESRPTTPEDIQPLLNLLRPLQCLVVSPPPTTIAYGSRDLLDLAGNIRGPGWPILHPNLQRNDHSIFMANSSSYHRLGEHGLIEDYPTRQCQDCSFCEPSPILSF from the exons ATGGCGCTGACGATAGCCTTGCCGCTCTCGGATTTGGAGCCGGATCATTTCTACGCCCTGGGTGTACGCCTCCTGTACGATCTAGGTGTCAGGGCGTTGGCGGGGGTGGCCCCGGCGCCAATATCACCGAGCAGCGGAAGCGAGAGCAGCGGCTTCAGCAGCGGCTTCAGCAGCTTAGCAACTTCAACAGGATTCTCAACTCCCGCCGAATCCAGACCAACCACTCCCGAGGACATTCAG CCCCTGTTAAATCTCCTCCGCCCTCTCCAATGCCTCGTGGTTAGTCCACCGCCTACTACGATCGCCTACGGAAGCAGAGATTTGTTAGATTTGGCGGGAAACATCCGTGGCCCCGGGTGGCCTATACTACACCCGAATCTTCAACGGAATGACCACTCAATTTTCATGGCGAACAGTTCCTCGTACCATCGTCTAGGTGAACACGGCCTCATCGAAGATTATCCAACG AGACAGTGTCAGGACTGCAGCTTCTGCGAGCCATCGCCAATTCTCTCGTTTTAA